In Sphaeramia orbicularis chromosome 14, fSphaOr1.1, whole genome shotgun sequence, the following are encoded in one genomic region:
- the stard13a gene encoding stAR-related lipid transfer protein 13 isoform X4 translates to MTSQRKSAKLQLRRSISEQLRDSTSKAWDLLWRNVRERRLAEIEAKEACDWLRAAGFPQYAQLYEDGQFPIDISSVKRDHDFLDRDLVEPLCRRLNTLNKCASMKLDVSHPKKKGDDSDEDDPLAISKRWTFEWSSRRWSRLQDFLLDGTNESSPTGQGEGLHSTVSSESVLTDLSEQEITEISSVHSEDSASAMPDSISMASLSASYQPPRDLPHYNSLPIKSSRHGQGGRSKAKEFLRRMEIMRTWGPSTRRKSSNRRPPLVISGPVLQGEEPHALQMLQCTPISQLENSPKHNHQTDDSTLSATPDCKNTSTVIVSPSIETVTPTVKEPVGPKPRTASKRSSMYLEDMELPSQGKRTEGQSQFGRNQFHSYENLLIHIPKDHKPGTFPKALSIESLAPSPGDGNEASQTDTQNRSPNSGLGEPWSVKPLSKPPCPGAPRGSRVSVYDNVPGSHLYASTGDLLDLEKEDNLFPHLDDIIQHVSGLQQIVDHWSRSVLPEGDTEGEEEGEGRTTPSEGDRDGVSLNDTDSTGTSRERRDSGVGASLTRPRLRWPSFRTSDHLNQPTSSLHISSQSAGQLSLLQKFSLLRLTAIMEKYSMSNKHGWTWSVPKFMKRMKVPDYKEKSVFGVPLIVHVQRCGFPLPLCLQQALSHLKTHCLDQVGLFRKSGVKSRIQALRQQCELSPDFVSYEDQSAYDVADMVKQFFRDLPEPLLTSKLGETFLHIYQYVPKEQRLQAVRAAILLMPDENREVLQTLLCFLRDVTSLVEENQMTPMNLAVCLGPSLFHLSLLKNETLSPRSIQRKYTTGRPDQKDLNENLAATQGLAHMITECQRLFQIPEEMVTQSRNSYMEAELMVPPLDELCKTHEEEGEEEEEDEDEEGSYHAHLESLVQNLLKEAKDKSKGWVSRSTTDHTELAFKKVGDGNPLRRWRVYVEVPAAPGEVLQRLLKERPLWQTELHQEKVLETLDKQTDVYQYSCRNMVPQSSCDYVVLRSWRTDLCKGSCALVCASVEHEDSPRMGAVRGVVLESQYLLEPCGTGRTRMTHICRVDLRGRSPEWYNKAFGHLCVNEVQRIRSSFQTLDQMNTEAKL, encoded by the exons gcgGCTTAACACTCTGAACAAGTGTGCCTCCATGAAACTGGATGTCAGCCATCCCAAGAAGAAA GGCGATGATTCTGATGAAGATGACCCACTGGCTATCAGTAAAAGGTGGACCTTCGAGTGGAGCAGCCGGCGCTGGTCCCGCCTGCAAGATTTCCTGTTGGACGGCACCAATGAAAGTAGCCCAACGGGACAAGGGGAGGGGCTGCATAGCACAGTGAGCAGCGAGAGTGTTCTGACAGACCTGAGTGAGCAAGAGATCACAGAAATCTCCTCGGTCCACAGCGAGGATTCTGCCTCCGCCATGCCTGATTCCATATCTATGGCATCCCTCTCGGCGTCTTACCAACCGCCCAGGGATCTTCCACACTACAACTCCCTGCCGATCAAGAGCAGCCGCCACGGGCAAGGAGGTCGAAGTAAAGCCAAAGAGTTTTTGCGGAGAATGGAAATAATGCGCACTTGGGGGCCCTCGACCAGGCGGAAAAGCTCAAATCGTCGCCCGCCGCTGGTCATCAGTGGACCAGTGTTACAGGGGGAGGAGCCTCATGCACTGCAGATGCTCCAGTGTACTCCCATCAGCCAATTAGAGAACAGTCCTAAACACAACCACCAAACTGATGATAGCACTCTGTCGGCCACTCCTGACTGTAAAAACACGTCCACAGTGATTGTGAGTCCCAGCATTGAGACTGTGACGCCCACTGTGAAGGAGCCTGTCGGTCCAAAACCTCGCACTGCCAGCAAAAGAAGCAGTATGTATTTAGAGGACATGGAGCTGCCTTCACAGGGTAAGAGGACTGAAGGGCAGAGTCAGTTTGGTAGAAACCAGTTCCACTCTTATGAAAACCTCCTCATCCACATCCCCAAAGACCATAAACCAGGCACCTTTCCAAAAGCTCTGTCCATAGAGAGCCTCGCTCCGTCCCCTGGTGACGGAAACGAGGCGTCCCAGACAGACACCCAGAATCGTTCACCCAACAGCGGCCTGGGTGAACCCTGGTCTGTCAAACCCCTATCCAAACCCCCGTGTCCTGGAGCGCCGCGGGGCAGCAGGGTCAGCGTTTACGACAATGTGCCTGGCTCCCACCTGTACGCCAGCACCGGAGACCTGCTGGACCTGGAGAAGGAGGACAACCTGTTCCCTCACCTGGATGACATCATCCAGCACGTCAGCGGTTTACAGCAGATTGTGGACCACTGGAGCCGGAGCGTACTACCTGAGGGGGACACTGAGGGGGAGGAAGAAGGGGAAGGCAGGACCACCCCCAGTGAAGGCGACAGAGATGGGGTCTCGCTGAATGACACTGATTCTACAGGGACTAGTCGGGAGAGGCGAGATTCTGGAGTCGGAGCTTCTCTGACAAGACCACG TCTACGATGGCCCAGCTTCAGGACCTCTGATCATCTCAACCAGCCCACGTCTTCCCTCCACATCAGTAGCCAATCAGCAGGCCAGCTCAGTCTGCTGCAGAAGTTCTCTTTGCTCCGTCTCACCGCCATCATGGAGAAATACTCTATGTCTAATAAACATGGCTGGACATG GTCTGTGCCGAAGTTTATGAAGCGCATGAAGGTGCCGGACTACAAAGAGAAGAGTGTGTTTGGTGTTCCCCTCATCGTCCATGTCCAGCGCTGTGGTTTTCCACTCCCTCTGTGTTTACAGCAGGCCCTTAGCCACCTCAAAACACACTGTCTGGACCAG GTGGGATTGTTCCGCAAGTCGGGTGTGAAGTCTCGTATTCAGGCTCTGAGGCAGCAGTGTGAGCTATCTCCTGACTTTGTGAGCTACGAGGACCAGTCGGCGTACGATGTGGCCGACATGGTCAAACAGTTCTTCAGAGACTTACCTGAACCTCTGCTCACCAGCAAACTGGGGGAAACCTTCCTGCATATTTACCAGT ATGTCCCAAAGGAGCAGAGGTTGCAGGCTGTCAGAGCAGCCATTTTGCTGATGCCAGATGAAAACAGGGAGGTGCTGCAGACGTTGCTGTGCTTCTTACGTGACGTCACTTCCTTGGTGGAGGAGAACCAGATGACCCCGATGAACTTGGCTGTTTGCCTGGGACCCTCGCTCTTCCACCTCAGTTTGCTGAAGAATGAAACGTTGTCGCCGAG GTCAATCCAGAGGAAGTACACCACCGGCCGTCCTGATCAGAAAGACCTGAACGAGAACCTGGCTGCCACTCAGGGTCTGGCTCACATGATCACTGAGTGTCAACGTCTGTTTCAG ATCCCGGAGGAGATGGTGACCCAGTCGCGTAACTCCTACATGGAAGCTGAGCTGATGGTGCCTCCGCTGGATGAACTATGCAAGACTcatgaggaggagggggaggaggaagaggaagatgaggatgaggaaggaTCCTATCATGCGCACCTAGAAAGTCTGGTGCAGAACCTACTGAAAGAAGCCAAAGATAAGAGCAAAGGCTGGGTGTCGCGCTCAACTACTGACCACACTGAACTGGCTTTTAAAAAG GTGGGAGATGGTAACCCTCTGAGGCGGTGGCGAGTTTACGTGGAGGTGCCAGCAGCTCCCGGTGAGGTGCTGCAGCGACTCCTAAAAGAGCGCCCCCTGTGGCAGACTGAACTGCATCAGGAGAAGGTGCTGGAGACgctggacaaacagacagatgtgtACCAGTACTCCTGCCGCAACATGGTGCCTCAGTCCAGCTGTGACTATGTGGTACTAAG ATCGTGGCGTACAGACCTGTGTAAAGGCTCCTGTGCTCTGGTGTGTGCGTCTGTCGAACATGAGGACAGCCCTCGCATGGGAGCGGTGAGGGGGGTCGTACTGGAGTCCCAGTACCTCTTAGAGCCCTGTGGAACAGGAAGGACTAGGATGACACATATCTGCAGGGTGGATCTAAG GGGAAGATCTCCAGAATGGTACAATAAGGCCTTTGGTCACCTGTGTGTAAACGAAGTCCAGAGGATCCGCTCTTCTTTTCAAACCCTCGACCAGATGAACACAGAGGCAAAACTGTGA